One genomic segment of Fervidobacterium pennivorans includes these proteins:
- the panC gene encoding pantoate--beta-alanine ligase: MRLVHTIAEMKKIVNDILKSGKSIGFVPTMGYLHKGHLSLVEAARKENDVVVVSIFVNPTQFGPNEDYSRYPRDLERDLRLLEPIGVDYVFNPSVEEMYPAMYSTYVEEVELSKYLCGASRPGHFRGVCTVVTKLFNIVKPTKAYFGQKDAQQFRVLKRMVRDLNMDVEMIEMPIVREEDGLAMSSRNVYLNPEERKEATRLYKSLLKAKELIESGERDVQKIKSEMLKILDHPLLKVDYVEVVDEETLRPVEKIERKVIVALAVFVGKARLIDNMIFEG, encoded by the coding sequence ATGCGCCTTGTTCACACAATAGCGGAAATGAAGAAGATAGTGAACGATATCTTGAAAAGCGGCAAAAGTATAGGTTTTGTGCCTACAATGGGATATCTTCACAAAGGACATTTGAGTTTGGTGGAAGCCGCACGCAAGGAGAACGATGTTGTTGTTGTCAGTATATTTGTCAATCCGACACAGTTTGGACCAAATGAGGATTACAGCAGGTATCCGCGTGACCTCGAGAGAGATTTGAGATTGCTGGAGCCCATAGGTGTAGACTATGTTTTCAATCCATCCGTTGAGGAAATGTACCCAGCTATGTATTCAACATACGTCGAGGAAGTTGAACTTTCAAAGTATCTGTGCGGTGCAAGTAGGCCTGGGCATTTCAGAGGAGTTTGTACCGTTGTGACAAAGCTTTTTAACATAGTGAAACCAACGAAGGCTTATTTCGGTCAAAAGGATGCCCAGCAGTTCAGAGTTTTGAAAAGAATGGTAAGGGATTTGAATATGGATGTTGAGATGATAGAGATGCCCATCGTTCGGGAAGAAGATGGGCTGGCTATGTCTTCGAGGAACGTATATTTAAATCCAGAAGAAAGAAAAGAAGCAACGAGGTTGTATAAATCACTTTTGAAAGCTAAAGAGCTTATCGAATCTGGGGAACGTGATGTACAGAAAATAAAAAGCGAAATGTTAAAAATACTTGACCATCCACTTTTAAAGGTTGATTACGTAGAGGTAGTTGATGAAGAAACGTTGCGACCAGTTGAAAAAATAGAGAGGAAAGTCATTGTGGCTCTTGCAGTTTTTGTTGGTAAGGCAAGGTTGATAGACAACATGATTTTTGAAGGTTAA
- a CDS encoding ABC transporter ATP-binding protein → MDPILSVRNLSTWFYLEEGVLKAVNDVSFDLSENEVLGIVGETGSGKSITVRSIMRLIHHPGKIVNGQIIYRGRGREEDIVKMDEDELTEIRGKEISMIFQDPLTSLNPLYTIGDQLMETIIQHQHVDRATAWKLAVEMLRKVQIPEPEKRMNSYPFEFSGGMKQRVVIAIALSCNPKILIADEPTTALDVTIQAQVLELMKDLQKELKTGTIFITHDLGVISAMADRVMVMYGGRQMELAPAEDLFHKPMHPYTNMLLKSIPRVDIKQDKLESIPGQPPRMIDVPEVCPFAPRCPRRLDKCAKELPPFAELEPGHFARCFNPVEVGGDINAK, encoded by the coding sequence TTGGACCCCATTCTTAGTGTTAGGAACTTGAGCACATGGTTTTACCTTGAAGAAGGAGTTCTTAAAGCAGTCAACGATGTTTCATTTGATTTGTCTGAAAACGAAGTTTTGGGGATTGTTGGTGAGACGGGTTCCGGAAAAAGTATTACAGTTAGAAGCATCATGAGACTTATTCACCATCCTGGTAAAATTGTGAACGGTCAGATTATATACAGAGGCCGTGGAAGAGAAGAAGATATTGTAAAGATGGACGAGGATGAACTTACCGAAATCCGAGGTAAAGAGATATCAATGATTTTCCAAGACCCACTTACATCTTTGAACCCACTTTACACGATTGGCGACCAGTTAATGGAAACGATTATTCAACACCAACATGTTGACAGAGCAACAGCGTGGAAACTTGCAGTTGAGATGTTAAGGAAAGTTCAAATTCCTGAACCGGAAAAGAGAATGAACTCGTATCCTTTTGAGTTTAGTGGAGGGATGAAACAGAGGGTTGTTATTGCTATTGCTCTTTCTTGTAATCCGAAGATACTTATAGCTGACGAGCCAACAACGGCACTTGATGTCACCATACAGGCACAAGTTCTTGAATTGATGAAAGACCTTCAAAAAGAATTGAAGACGGGAACAATTTTCATCACCCACGACCTTGGGGTTATTTCTGCAATGGCTGACAGGGTTATGGTAATGTACGGTGGAAGGCAGATGGAATTAGCACCTGCAGAAGATTTGTTCCACAAGCCGATGCATCCATATACCAATATGCTCTTGAAATCTATCCCAAGGGTTGACATAAAGCAAGACAAATTAGAATCGATACCAGGTCAACCACCGAGAATGATAGATGTTCCCGAAGTTTGTCCATTTGCGCCAAGATGTCCAAGAAGACTTGATAAGTGCGCGAAAGAATTGCCACCATTTGCAGAACTTGAACCAGGGCACTTTGCCAGATGCTTTAACCCAGTAGAAGTCGGAGGGGATATAAATGCCAAGTAA
- a CDS encoding TIM-barrel domain-containing protein, giving the protein MIYKIVYGKADAESFAVLGKYANKIPTAKPEEFESLFKDLYAQLEVHDGQEFFVLKRQYHSDGYFFGFGDKVGPIDRNGRRYTFWNTDNFTHHPSADPLYKSFPFYIYVSKDLNTKYGCFTDYPGYLEIDLNLNNDNTLTFKSKGKGFAQYIIVEDSIKQILKQYLKLTGRNIAFPIWAFGYQQSRWSYFNENEVLDIAKKFREKKIPCDVIYLDIDYMEKYKVFTWSRENFPNYKNMLESLHKDGFKVVSILDPGVKVEKGYFAFEEGKNNYFLKDNTGKDFEGAVWPGRVRFPDFLNKNVRNWWAKNAKKYLNDGVDGFWNDMNEIAIFAAEKDLEEAREKLRDAKLENGIDLASMLGSIGEIGRRGHGEDILHLDGTPHWKVKNAYGLNMVRATSEMLQKENKRLFLITRAAYSGIQRYGGVWTGDNHSWWEHILQEIIRLNSLSLSGVFYSGCDVGGFGGDVNAQLLIRFMEFGLFTPMFRNHSAIGTRRQEPWAFGPEVEEIIREIIKWRYKLIPYIYTQYMFGVLKNIPLIRPLFYDFEQLEAFNIEDEYLFGTDILVAPVYRPNIQKRLVWLPRTSIGIFDGKVYKKGWNIVDTPIHYIPAFQISNSAIPMVEPTDYVDLSKVDKVYWKVFKTSQKSKVVGYFYEDDGTSLDYKRGVYNLKQVIIKNGYLEIKTPNNKFPVREREWEFEIVDQKGNAKEVSVVVSSDGEYRIPIE; this is encoded by the coding sequence TTGATATATAAGATAGTCTACGGAAAAGCTGATGCAGAAAGTTTTGCAGTGTTAGGTAAGTACGCAAATAAGATTCCGACGGCGAAACCTGAGGAATTTGAATCACTTTTCAAAGATTTATATGCTCAACTTGAAGTACACGATGGTCAAGAGTTCTTCGTTTTGAAAAGACAATATCATTCTGATGGATACTTCTTTGGCTTTGGTGATAAAGTAGGTCCAATTGATAGAAATGGGCGAAGATACACATTCTGGAATACGGATAATTTCACACACCATCCAAGTGCAGATCCACTTTACAAATCGTTCCCGTTTTACATTTACGTCTCAAAGGATTTAAATACTAAATACGGTTGTTTCACGGACTATCCGGGGTATTTGGAAATAGACTTGAATTTGAATAACGATAATACCCTTACTTTTAAGTCGAAAGGTAAAGGATTTGCCCAGTATATAATCGTCGAGGATTCAATAAAACAGATTTTAAAGCAGTATCTAAAACTGACGGGTAGAAATATAGCGTTCCCTATTTGGGCTTTTGGATATCAACAATCGAGATGGAGTTATTTCAACGAGAATGAAGTTTTGGATATTGCTAAAAAGTTCAGAGAGAAAAAAATCCCTTGCGATGTGATTTATCTTGATATAGACTATATGGAAAAATACAAAGTATTTACTTGGAGCAGGGAGAACTTCCCAAACTACAAAAATATGCTAGAATCACTCCACAAAGATGGATTTAAAGTTGTGTCAATTCTTGACCCTGGTGTAAAGGTGGAAAAAGGATATTTCGCATTTGAAGAAGGGAAGAATAATTACTTTTTAAAAGACAATACTGGCAAAGATTTTGAAGGCGCTGTTTGGCCTGGAAGGGTTAGATTCCCTGATTTTTTGAACAAAAACGTTAGAAATTGGTGGGCTAAGAATGCGAAGAAGTATTTAAACGACGGTGTGGATGGTTTTTGGAACGATATGAACGAGATAGCAATATTCGCCGCGGAAAAAGATTTGGAAGAGGCAAGGGAAAAGTTAAGAGATGCAAAACTGGAAAATGGCATAGACCTTGCGAGTATGTTAGGTTCCATCGGCGAAATTGGACGCAGAGGACACGGGGAGGATATCCTACATCTTGATGGAACACCGCACTGGAAAGTGAAGAATGCATATGGATTGAACATGGTGCGTGCAACATCTGAGATGCTCCAGAAAGAGAATAAAAGGCTGTTTTTGATAACTCGCGCGGCGTATTCCGGCATCCAGAGATACGGTGGTGTGTGGACCGGTGATAACCACAGTTGGTGGGAGCATATTCTCCAAGAGATAATAAGGTTGAATTCACTTAGTCTTTCAGGCGTATTTTACAGCGGATGTGATGTCGGTGGGTTTGGCGGAGATGTGAATGCACAACTACTTATTAGATTCATGGAGTTTGGACTATTTACTCCAATGTTTAGGAATCATTCGGCAATCGGAACAAGAAGGCAAGAACCCTGGGCATTCGGACCAGAAGTAGAAGAGATAATAAGAGAAATAATAAAATGGAGATACAAACTCATCCCATACATTTACACACAATACATGTTTGGTGTTCTCAAAAACATACCCCTCATAAGACCTCTATTTTACGATTTTGAACAGCTTGAAGCTTTCAACATTGAGGATGAGTATTTATTTGGAACAGATATCTTGGTTGCTCCTGTATACCGACCAAACATCCAAAAACGTTTGGTTTGGTTGCCAAGAACAAGTATTGGAATTTTTGATGGGAAAGTTTACAAAAAAGGATGGAATATAGTAGATACGCCCATTCATTACATTCCGGCGTTCCAGATTAGCAACTCGGCAATACCGATGGTTGAACCTACGGATTACGTTGACTTATCAAAAGTTGATAAGGTCTATTGGAAAGTGTTTAAAACATCCCAGAAATCAAAAGTTGTTGGTTATTTCTACGAAGATGATGGCACATCACTTGACTACAAAAGAGGTGTTTACAACTTAAAACAAGTCATAATAAAGAACGGATATTTAGAAATCAAAACGCCGAACAACAAATTTCCAGTAAGAGAACGCGAATGGGAATTTGAGATTGTTGACCAGAAGGGTAATGCTAAGGAAGTTAGTGTAGTGGTGAGTAGTGATGGAGAATATAGGATTCCAATCGAGTGA
- a CDS encoding ABC transporter ATP-binding protein, with product MPSNEVVIRVQNLKKYFPIYKGFLVKKHVADVKAVDEVSFEVKRGETFALVGESGCGKTTTARVMLRLIDPTDGKIEIMGTDISRLSREELLPFRRKMQIVFQNPIGSLNPRMTVGQILTEPMLFHKIVNSKEEADQKAIELLRMVGLKPFHMDRYPHQFSGGQKQRIAIARALSVDPEIIYLDEPTSALDVSVQAQIVNLLLKFQEELGLTYVFISHNLALVRFISHQVAVMYLGKIVEMGDVNEVFDNPVHPYTKALLSASPIPDPAIEKKRKRIILTGNVPSPIARPSGCFFHPRCPFRMPICEKEYPEMKFVSSNHQAACHLVDKREV from the coding sequence ATGCCAAGTAATGAAGTAGTTATCAGAGTCCAGAACTTAAAAAAATACTTCCCTATATACAAAGGTTTTCTTGTCAAAAAGCATGTTGCAGATGTTAAAGCCGTTGATGAAGTTTCTTTTGAAGTCAAGAGGGGCGAAACGTTTGCTCTTGTGGGTGAATCCGGATGTGGAAAGACAACAACGGCAAGAGTCATGCTAAGACTTATTGATCCAACGGATGGAAAAATAGAAATAATGGGAACTGATATTTCCAGATTGTCGAGAGAAGAACTCTTGCCTTTCAGAAGAAAGATGCAGATAGTATTCCAGAACCCAATTGGTTCTTTGAACCCGAGGATGACGGTTGGACAGATTTTGACAGAACCAATGTTGTTCCATAAGATAGTTAATTCAAAGGAAGAAGCTGACCAAAAAGCTATAGAGCTTTTGAGAATGGTTGGTTTGAAACCATTTCACATGGATAGGTATCCACACCAATTCAGCGGTGGTCAGAAACAAAGGATAGCTATTGCAAGGGCACTTAGTGTTGATCCAGAGATAATATACTTAGATGAACCAACATCGGCGCTTGATGTCTCTGTTCAGGCTCAGATTGTCAATTTGCTTTTGAAGTTCCAAGAAGAACTTGGGTTGACATATGTGTTCATCTCTCACAACCTTGCACTTGTTAGGTTTATTAGCCACCAAGTTGCGGTTATGTATTTGGGTAAGATTGTTGAGATGGGAGATGTAAACGAAGTGTTCGATAATCCTGTTCATCCATACACAAAGGCACTGCTGTCAGCTTCACCAATTCCAGACCCAGCTATTGAGAAGAAAAGGAAAAGAATCATCCTTACGGGAAACGTTCCGAGTCCGATAGCAAGACCAAGTGGTTGTTTCTTCCATCCGAGATGTCCATTCAGAATGCCTATTTGTGAGAAAGAATATCCAGAGATGAAATTTGTTTCTTCAAACCACCAGGCTGCTTGCCACCTGGTAGATAAAAGGGAGGTGTAG
- a CDS encoding ABC transporter substrate-binding protein, translated as MRKVLVSLLLTLVVFFVFANYLGYDATGKKGGTLILPTLSGPRTCNDTVSKETSSSDVIAMFMSWGGTLIERSAIDGKFYPALAEKWDGPRLTKDGGMEIIWYLRKGVKWSDGEPFDADDVVFTLNEIYTNPDIPSSFKDVIRSTNGYLPKATKINDYTVRMYYPEPFRLALRYLGGMYIFPKHKAESWVKNKKFAEFWTVDAINKKEIVGLGPFIPVEYVPDQYVRFVANPNYWKKTKDGVQLPFLKEVVYKIISSQDAQKLAFEKGEIDIYSPRGTEFNYFKENEKKFNITVLAYGPAYGTQFITFNWNNKDAAKREWFRNVHFRKAVAYAMDKKKMIDTLFNGLAVEQWSPVSMASPYYNEKVTVKYPYDLNKARAELKLGGFSWDKNGRLIDSKGRPVKFVIETNAGNTVREGMGNIITAALKQLGMDVTFVPGDFNTLVNRMLNVGDWDAIIIGLTGSDEPQGGRNVWAVEGSLHFWNLSPKVADWVEPNAYSVPDFEKEIDKIFAENVRILDDNVVKDYWSKFQKIASENLPLIYTVNSLRLFAWRNTVKNVKITLLGGTTWNLDWLWKEE; from the coding sequence ATGAGGAAGGTTCTCGTGTCGCTTTTGTTAACTCTTGTTGTTTTCTTTGTATTTGCTAACTACCTTGGTTACGACGCAACAGGTAAGAAGGGTGGAACACTCATTCTTCCAACATTGAGCGGTCCAAGAACATGTAACGACACAGTGTCCAAGGAAACAAGCTCATCCGATGTTATTGCTATGTTCATGAGTTGGGGTGGAACACTTATCGAAAGGTCCGCTATCGACGGAAAGTTCTACCCGGCACTTGCGGAAAAATGGGACGGTCCAAGGCTAACAAAAGACGGTGGTATGGAAATTATTTGGTATCTCAGAAAAGGCGTAAAGTGGAGCGATGGTGAACCATTCGATGCAGATGATGTCGTATTCACGCTCAACGAAATCTATACAAACCCTGACATCCCAAGCTCATTCAAAGATGTTATAAGAAGTACAAACGGATATCTACCAAAAGCCACAAAGATCAACGACTACACTGTCAGAATGTACTACCCAGAGCCATTCAGGCTAGCTCTCAGATACCTTGGTGGAATGTACATATTCCCAAAACACAAGGCAGAAAGCTGGGTAAAGAATAAGAAATTTGCAGAGTTCTGGACAGTTGATGCAATCAACAAGAAAGAAATCGTTGGATTGGGACCATTCATTCCTGTTGAATACGTGCCAGACCAATACGTAAGGTTTGTTGCAAACCCGAACTACTGGAAGAAGACAAAAGACGGAGTTCAGCTTCCATTCTTGAAAGAAGTTGTATACAAGATAATTTCGTCCCAAGATGCACAGAAACTCGCATTTGAAAAAGGTGAAATTGACATCTATTCACCAAGAGGAACAGAATTCAACTACTTCAAAGAAAACGAAAAGAAATTCAACATCACAGTTCTTGCATACGGTCCAGCATATGGTACACAATTCATCACATTCAACTGGAACAACAAAGATGCAGCAAAGAGAGAATGGTTCAGAAATGTCCACTTCAGGAAAGCAGTTGCATACGCAATGGACAAGAAAAAGATGATCGATACACTCTTCAACGGACTTGCAGTTGAACAATGGTCACCAGTTTCCATGGCATCACCATACTACAATGAAAAAGTCACAGTTAAATACCCGTACGACCTCAACAAAGCAAGAGCAGAACTCAAACTTGGTGGCTTTAGCTGGGACAAGAACGGAAGACTCATCGACAGCAAAGGCAGACCTGTGAAATTCGTAATTGAAACAAATGCTGGTAACACGGTTAGGGAAGGTATGGGTAACATCATTACGGCTGCTCTCAAACAACTTGGTATGGACGTTACATTCGTTCCTGGTGACTTCAACACACTTGTTAACAGAATGCTGAACGTTGGTGACTGGGATGCAATCATCATTGGTTTGACTGGTTCTGATGAACCACAAGGTGGTAGGAACGTTTGGGCAGTTGAAGGTTCACTCCACTTCTGGAACCTTTCACCGAAGGTTGCTGACTGGGTTGAACCAAATGCCTACAGTGTCCCAGACTTTGAAAAGGAAATTGATAAGATATTCGCAGAAAACGTCAGAATTCTTGACGATAACGTCGTAAAAGACTACTGGTCGAAATTCCAGAAAATTGCATCCGAAAACTTACCACTTATCTACACAGTTAACTCACTCAGGCTCTTTGCATGGAGGAACACTGTTAAGAACGTCAAGATTACACTGCTTGGCGGAACAACATGGAACCTTGATTGGCTCTGGAAAGAAGAATAA
- the dprA gene encoding DNA-processing protein DprA, which translates to MGLDTSLSIVALSKVFKKNITQIEQYLHYEPTIFEDFENSSREFSELITRLSIYLRETGTKLITYWDEEYPQSLKNIPDPPVCLFVKGKWEYLSYNLFAVVGTRKMTSYGKQVTERFVSEISKHFVIVSGMAYGVDTIAHSSALRLNRPTIAVLGCGVDVVYPKSNKMLYEQIIDNGCVVSEYLPWESPKKFTFVERNRIISGLSVGVLVTEAGVESGALITAKYAIEQGRDVFAVPGDIFRTTSQGTNYLIKSGAFVATEPSDILEYYGFKDHRKIVELTDDEAQIFGAIESEVTIEEMSEKLNVPISQVMLILTTLELKGLVYRTERNTYARAR; encoded by the coding sequence ATGGGGTTGGATACTTCGCTGAGTATTGTTGCACTTTCTAAGGTTTTTAAGAAGAATATTACGCAGATAGAGCAATATCTGCATTATGAGCCAACAATCTTTGAAGATTTTGAGAACTCCTCGCGGGAATTTTCAGAACTGATTACCAGATTGTCGATTTATTTGCGTGAAACAGGTACTAAGCTGATAACTTACTGGGATGAAGAGTATCCTCAATCGTTAAAGAACATACCGGACCCTCCGGTATGTTTATTTGTTAAAGGAAAATGGGAGTATTTGTCGTATAATCTTTTCGCAGTTGTTGGAACGCGTAAGATGACTAGCTACGGCAAACAGGTAACAGAAAGATTTGTTAGCGAAATTTCAAAACATTTTGTAATCGTGAGCGGTATGGCTTACGGAGTTGATACCATAGCACATTCGAGTGCTTTAAGGTTGAACAGACCTACCATTGCTGTGCTTGGATGTGGCGTGGATGTGGTGTATCCTAAATCAAATAAGATGCTTTACGAACAAATAATAGATAACGGGTGCGTAGTTAGCGAATATCTGCCTTGGGAATCGCCTAAGAAATTCACATTTGTAGAGAGAAATAGAATAATATCTGGTCTTTCGGTAGGTGTATTGGTCACCGAAGCTGGTGTTGAAAGTGGTGCGCTCATAACGGCAAAGTACGCTATTGAACAAGGAAGAGATGTTTTTGCAGTTCCAGGAGATATCTTTAGAACAACTTCTCAGGGGACAAATTACCTTATTAAAAGCGGAGCCTTTGTTGCAACCGAACCTTCTGATATACTTGAATACTACGGCTTTAAAGACCACAGAAAGATAGTTGAACTGACGGATGATGAAGCTCAAATCTTCGGTGCCATTGAAAGTGAGGTAACAATAGAAGAAATGTCAGAAAAACTAAATGTCCCAATCTCGCAAGTTATGCTCATTTTAACGACTTTGGAGCTCAAAGGTCTTGTTTACAGGACAGAACGCAATACGTATGCAAGGGCTAGGTAA
- the xseA gene encoding exodeoxyribonuclease VII large subunit: MENIGFQSSEPLNFETLRDFVEYVHSKLKETNILSQRYRFVADVVKVKPYNGALYITVSQEGTDGKKFELTVIVWKHLLKGIMSYLYSFGVRDIYDLEHKKWEFQGRLSFYPDRFQFSFWADSIAPQGESDILKRRQRIREELRRQGLLMEVTHELSELEPIRLIAVITSKTAQGYFDFLSNLLVPDVYRPVIHLYESSMQGVSTAQEVIAALNRIELFCRTNNVRYDVIAIIRGGGGPSDLMFFDDLELAVRIAYMNKYIPVLTGIGHEKDETVADYVAWRRFPTPTAVAKEISNQLKGYIDDMEQSYRELSQKVSAVVGVTEAKIQSGIFNVLSDAFKNNVSISIRDIKEYARYLISKVSLSELESRISFDFVNNVSRKLDSKFSELEQLIANSLHAMSKDLSVNIERKTSELKSFENISAVMDKNYLSFYNKTEQMKMELESIGEPLKALAVGGALITKSGEIVNSVKQIRSEDVIKINFVDGQVTSKVI, encoded by the coding sequence ATGGAGAATATAGGATTCCAATCGAGTGAACCTTTGAATTTTGAAACACTAAGAGATTTTGTGGAATACGTACATAGCAAGCTTAAGGAAACAAACATCTTGTCACAAAGATACAGGTTTGTTGCTGATGTTGTTAAGGTAAAACCATACAATGGGGCATTGTATATAACCGTTTCCCAAGAAGGAACGGATGGGAAAAAGTTTGAGCTTACAGTTATCGTATGGAAGCATCTTCTGAAAGGGATTATGAGCTACCTTTACTCTTTTGGAGTTAGAGATATTTACGATTTAGAGCACAAAAAATGGGAGTTTCAAGGAAGGCTTTCTTTTTATCCAGACAGATTCCAGTTCAGTTTTTGGGCCGATTCAATCGCACCACAAGGTGAATCCGATATATTGAAAAGGCGACAGAGAATAAGGGAAGAATTAAGAAGGCAAGGCTTGTTAATGGAAGTGACACATGAACTTTCAGAGTTGGAACCAATCAGACTGATAGCAGTGATTACATCAAAAACCGCACAAGGCTATTTTGATTTTCTTTCTAACCTCTTAGTTCCGGATGTCTATCGGCCTGTTATACATCTATATGAATCCTCAATGCAGGGTGTTTCTACAGCGCAAGAGGTTATCGCTGCCTTGAATAGAATCGAACTTTTCTGCAGAACAAACAACGTGAGATACGACGTAATAGCCATAATCAGAGGTGGCGGAGGACCAAGTGATTTGATGTTTTTTGACGATTTAGAACTCGCCGTTCGAATAGCTTACATGAATAAATATATCCCCGTTTTGACCGGAATTGGTCACGAGAAAGACGAGACCGTGGCAGATTACGTTGCTTGGAGACGCTTTCCCACTCCTACGGCGGTGGCAAAGGAAATCTCAAACCAGTTGAAAGGTTATATCGACGATATGGAGCAAAGCTACAGAGAACTAAGCCAAAAAGTAAGTGCTGTTGTTGGAGTAACTGAAGCCAAGATTCAGTCAGGAATTTTTAACGTATTGAGTGATGCATTTAAAAACAACGTATCAATATCTATTCGGGATATAAAAGAGTATGCCAGATATCTCATAAGTAAGGTAAGTTTATCTGAACTCGAGAGTAGAATCTCTTTTGATTTTGTAAACAACGTTTCGAGGAAATTGGATTCAAAGTTCTCCGAGTTAGAACAATTAATCGCTAATTCATTGCACGCAATGAGTAAGGACCTTTCGGTTAATATAGAGCGAAAGACAAGTGAATTGAAAAGTTTTGAAAACATATCTGCCGTTATGGATAAGAATTATTTGTCATTCTACAATAAAACAGAACAGATGAAAATGGAACTCGAAAGTATTGGGGAACCTTTGAAAGCGTTAGCCGTTGGTGGGGCACTAATTACGAAAAGCGGCGAGATAGTGAATAGTGTAAAACAAATAAGAAGTGAAGACGTTATTAAGATAAATTTCGTAGATGGTCAGGTCACTTCAAAGGTAATTTGA
- a CDS encoding exodeoxyribonuclease VII, translated as MKTTETFDIEKILALSEEEINKLTFKELMQLIDMIKNYFISSELDIEKQIELYAKAILLLTRAREKLIAIKKQKEEIDKKYEEFLKSVEE; from the coding sequence ATGAAGACTACAGAAACATTTGATATCGAAAAGATACTTGCGTTAAGTGAGGAAGAAATCAACAAACTAACATTTAAGGAACTCATGCAACTTATTGATATGATTAAAAACTACTTTATCTCCTCGGAATTGGATATAGAGAAGCAGATAGAACTTTATGCAAAGGCTATATTGCTTCTCACAAGAGCGAGGGAGAAACTTATCGCAATCAAAAAACAAAAAGAGGAAATAGATAAGAAATACGAGGAATTTTTGAAAAGCGTTGAAGAATAA
- a CDS encoding RnfABCDGE type electron transport complex subunit B, which produces MVVVYSAVLLGGLGFAFGLFLSYVSEKFKVEEDPTVKLILEALPGINCGACGYPGCEGYAKAIAKGDKPDKCLPGKKSGVEEKIRQILSQKNN; this is translated from the coding sequence GTGGTGGTCGTTTACTCGGCAGTCCTGCTTGGAGGACTAGGTTTTGCTTTTGGGTTGTTTCTTTCATATGTTTCTGAAAAGTTCAAAGTCGAAGAGGACCCAACGGTCAAGCTCATTTTAGAGGCTTTACCTGGAATAAATTGTGGTGCATGTGGTTATCCTGGATGCGAAGGTTACGCCAAAGCTATCGCCAAAGGAGATAAGCCTGATAAATGTTTGCCAGGTAAAAAGTCTGGAGTTGAAGAAAAAATCAGGCAGATACTTAGTCAGAAAAATAACTAA